A genomic segment from Dendropsophus ebraccatus isolate aDenEbr1 chromosome 7, aDenEbr1.pat, whole genome shotgun sequence encodes:
- the LOC138797169 gene encoding zinc finger protein 84-like isoform X1, translating to MRGDPPCMSEVKEEEAPGDAIPENVGISEENTVLLLNYKEEAGSAEQRSSGEALLPLTVHPGRHTTDLSYNPPDHEEPSPDRSHTATTGAGHRRGERIQCDERGKEFTKRSDLIRHTRIHTRDKPYTCSECGKCFAYKSAFMLHERIHTGERPHSCSECGESFTRKSALVKHQRIHTGEKSYACSECGKCFAYKSEFMLHERIHTGERPHSCSECKESFTRKSALVRHQRIHTGEKPYACSECEKCFISKSALINHEKIHTGEKPFTCSECGKCFTHKSHLVTHVRVHTREKPYSCSECGKCFIDQSALIQHQRSHTGEKPYACSECGKCFTSKSALTNHERIHTGEKSFSCSECGKCFSRKSLLVIHERSHTGEKPYSCSECGKCFGQITHLVVHERGHTGEKPFSCSECGKCFAKKTNLIRHKRSHTGEKPFSCSECGLCFAEKGTLVRHERIHTGEKPYSC from the coding sequence AGAATGTCGGTATCTCTGAGGAGAACACTGTGTTACTGCTGAATTATAAGGAAGAAGCTGGCAGTGCGGAGCAGCgctcctcaggagaagccctcctcccccttactgtacatccaggacgtcacactacagatctatcatataatcctcctgaccatgaggaaccttctcctgaccgcTCACACACCGCGACCACAGGGGCGGGTCACAGAAGGGGGGAAAGGATTCAATGTGATGAACGTGGAAAAGAGTTTACAAAAAGATCAGATCTTATTAGACACACAAGAATTCACACAAGAGATAAGCCATatacatgttcagaatgtgggaaatgctttgcATACAAATCAGCATTTATGTTAcacgagagaattcacacaggagaaaggccacattcgtgttcagaatgtggggaaAGTTTTACGAGGAAATCGgctcttgttaaacatcagagaattcacacaggagagaagtcgtatgcatgttcagaatgtggaaaatgctttgCATACAAATCAGAATTTATGctacatgagagaattcacacaggagaaaggCCACATTCGTGTTCAGAATGTAAGGAAAGTTTTACGAGGAAATCGGCTCTTGttagacatcagagaattcacacaggagagaagccttatgcatgttcagaatgtgaaaaatgcTTTATAAGTAAATCCGCTCTCATAAACCAtgagaaaattcacacaggagagaaaccgtttacctgttcagaatgtgggaaatgtttcacacataaatcacatcttgttacACATGTAAGAGTTCACAcaagagagaagccatattcatgctcagaatgtggaaaatgttttatagaTCAATCAGCTCTTATTCAACATCAGAGgagtcacacaggagaaaagccgtatgcatgttcagaatgtggaaaatgctttacAAGTAAATCTGCTCTGACAAaccatgagagaattcacacaggagaaaaatcattttcatgttcagaatgtgggaaatgtttttcacgTAAATCACTGCTTGTTatacatgagagaagtcacactggagagaagccgtattcttgctcagaatgtgggaaatgttttggacAAATAACACATCTTGTTGTAcatgagagaggtcacacaggagagaaaccattttcatgttctgaatgtgggaaatgctttgcAAAGAAAACAAATCTAATTAGACATAAGAGAagtcacacgggagagaagccattttcatgttcagaatgtgggctGTGTTTCGCAGAAAAAGGAACTCTTGTTagacatgagagaattcacacaggagagaagccgtattcatgttaa
- the LOC138797169 gene encoding zinc finger protein 84-like isoform X2: MSHQGGDQVTNIKVEDEAEEERMRGDPRCMSEVKEEETPGAAIPENVGISEENTVLLLNYKEEAGSAEQRSSGEALLPLTVHPGRHTTDLSYNPPDHEEPSPDRSHTATTGAGHRRGERIQCDERGKEFTKRSDLIRHTRIHTRDKPYTCSECGKCFAYKSAFMLHERIHTGERPHSCSECGESFTRKSALVKHQRIHTGEKSYACSECGKCFAYKSEFMLHERIHTGERPHSCSECKESFTRKSALVRHQRIHTGEKPYACSECEKCFISKSALINHEKIHTGEKPFTCSECGKCFTHKSHLVTHVRVHTREKPYSCSECGKCFIDQSALIQHQRSHTGEKPYACSECGKCFTSKSALTNHERIHTGEKSFSCSECGKCFSRKSLLVIHERSHTGEKPYSCSECGKCFGQITHLVVHERGHTGEKPFSCSECGKCFAKKTNLIRHKRSHTGEKPFSCSECGLCFAEKGTLVRHERIHTGEKPYSC, encoded by the coding sequence AGAATGTCGGTATCTCTGAGGAGAACACTGTGTTACTGCTGAATTATAAGGAAGAAGCTGGCAGTGCGGAGCAGCgctcctcaggagaagccctcctcccccttactgtacatccaggacgtcacactacagatctatcatataatcctcctgaccatgaggaaccttctcctgaccgcTCACACACCGCGACCACAGGGGCGGGTCACAGAAGGGGGGAAAGGATTCAATGTGATGAACGTGGAAAAGAGTTTACAAAAAGATCAGATCTTATTAGACACACAAGAATTCACACAAGAGATAAGCCATatacatgttcagaatgtgggaaatgctttgcATACAAATCAGCATTTATGTTAcacgagagaattcacacaggagaaaggccacattcgtgttcagaatgtggggaaAGTTTTACGAGGAAATCGgctcttgttaaacatcagagaattcacacaggagagaagtcgtatgcatgttcagaatgtggaaaatgctttgCATACAAATCAGAATTTATGctacatgagagaattcacacaggagaaaggCCACATTCGTGTTCAGAATGTAAGGAAAGTTTTACGAGGAAATCGGCTCTTGttagacatcagagaattcacacaggagagaagccttatgcatgttcagaatgtgaaaaatgcTTTATAAGTAAATCCGCTCTCATAAACCAtgagaaaattcacacaggagagaaaccgtttacctgttcagaatgtgggaaatgtttcacacataaatcacatcttgttacACATGTAAGAGTTCACAcaagagagaagccatattcatgctcagaatgtggaaaatgttttatagaTCAATCAGCTCTTATTCAACATCAGAGgagtcacacaggagaaaagccgtatgcatgttcagaatgtggaaaatgctttacAAGTAAATCTGCTCTGACAAaccatgagagaattcacacaggagaaaaatcattttcatgttcagaatgtgggaaatgtttttcacgTAAATCACTGCTTGTTatacatgagagaagtcacactggagagaagccgtattcttgctcagaatgtgggaaatgttttggacAAATAACACATCTTGTTGTAcatgagagaggtcacacaggagagaaaccattttcatgttctgaatgtgggaaatgctttgcAAAGAAAACAAATCTAATTAGACATAAGAGAagtcacacgggagagaagccattttcatgttcagaatgtgggctGTGTTTCGCAGAAAAAGGAACTCTTGTTagacatgagagaattcacacaggagagaagccgtattcatgttaa